The nucleotide sequence ATCAAAACGGATAAAAATATCCTTTTTACGGGCCTCTCCGGTCCGGCCCGAGGGATACTCGTCCATGACCGCTCCAACCCGCCAGAACGCCTGGGCCCTCCTGACGGAATTCACCGCTTCGCAGGCGCTTCGCCGCCACGCCCTCGCCGTGGAGGCCTCCATGCGCCACCTCGCCCGCGCGTCCGGCGCGACGGACGAGGCGGAGGTGGAGCGCTGGGGTCTCGTCGGCCTCCTCCACGACTTCGACTACGAGAGGTACCCCACCGAGGCGGACCACGTCTTCCGCGGCATGGAGATCCTCCGCGAGCGCGCCTGGCCGGAGGACCTGATCAAGGCCATCGGCGGCCACGCCTTCTACACGGGCATTCCGCGCGAGACGCCGATGGAGAAGGCGATCCTGGCGACCGACGAGCTGACGGGCTTCGTCGGGGCCTGCGCCCTGATCCGCCCGTCGAAGAGGATTTCGGAGGTTCCGGTCGAGTCGGTCCTGAAGAGACTGAAAGAAAAGGCCTTCGCCCAGAAGGTCGACCGCGAGTACGTGAGGCGGGGCGCGGAAGAGTGGGGCCTGCCCTTGCCGGAGCTCGTCGGCCTGGTCCTCGCTTCGCAGGTGCCGATCGCCGCTGCCCTCGGACTCGATGGCGCCCCGGCCGCCGACCTGCCCGACGTGCCCTGCCCGCCCGCACCGCCCGCACCCTGACGCCCTGCGGCCCGGGGTCCGGCCCCGGGCGTGCGCCT is from Holophagales bacterium and encodes:
- a CDS encoding HDIG domain-containing protein, producing the protein MTAPTRQNAWALLTEFTASQALRRHALAVEASMRHLARASGATDEAEVERWGLVGLLHDFDYERYPTEADHVFRGMEILRERAWPEDLIKAIGGHAFYTGIPRETPMEKAILATDELTGFVGACALIRPSKRISEVPVESVLKRLKEKAFAQKVDREYVRRGAEEWGLPLPELVGLVLASQVPIAAALGLDGAPAADLPDVPCPPAPPAP